CAATATCATTTGACTTTAAAGATATTATGTTGTCTGGACTGTTATTAAAGACCATTAGTGTGAAATATTTGTAAACAGTTAGCAAAGTTATACCTAAGAATATTGTTAATATTGTTTTTGTCCGATACTTATTATTAAGTCTTTTGGTCATGAATTTTGGACCTCTTAAATTATTTTATGACTATAGAAAATAAAAAATTGTTCATTTTTTTTTTGCATCTATATTATTATATGTTATTATATTCTGAAAAAGTAGATTGCTATATAGCGAGGGTATAATACAATGGACATTAAAACTTTAAAAGGCTTTAAAGATTATTTGCCTAAGGATTCTTTGATTCGAATTCATATTGTTAGGCAGATATTTAGCGTTCTTAATTCTTATAATTTTGACTTAATAGATACTCCAGTTCTTGAATATTCAGAGTTGCTTTTAAAAAAGAGTGGGGATGAGGCCGAAAAGCAAATTTATAGGTTTAAAGATAATGGAGGCAGAGATGTTTCCATGCGATTTGATTTAACCGTTCCTTTTGCTAGATTTATAGCTACAAATGCTTCTAACTTAAAATTTCCTTTCAGACGTTCTCAATTTGGAAAAGTTTTTAGAGGAGAAAATTCTCAAAAGGGTAGATACAGAGAATTTATGCAATTCGATTTTGATATAGTTGGAGAGGATAGTTTTAGAGGTGATGCCGAGATTCTTTCTGTTGTATATTATGGGCTTGAAGAGATTTTTTTGAATTTTATAGAAGGTATTAATAAAAAATTCATTATTCATTATTCCCATCTTGGTATATTAAATTCTTTTTTTGAAAAGTTAGGAATTAAAGAAAAATCTCTTTTTATTTTAAGAAATATTGATAAAATAGATAAAATAGGAGTTGATAAGGTTAAAGAGGCTTTGCTTCTTAAGATTGAAAAAGAAGTAGTAGATTCAATCTTAAATTTAGTGAATTTGCAAGGTACTTTTAAAGAGAAAATACAAGCTTTAAAAAGCATTTTGGGTGATAATGAGTCTGTCAAGAGAGTAGAAGATGTTTTTCAGCATCTTAGTTTATTAAAAATTCAGGATTCTTTTAACTTAAATCTTAAAATATCGCGTGGGCTTGATTATTATACAGGTATTGTTTTTGAATCTGAGGTATTTGATAGTAATATGGGTAGTGTTTGTAGTGGGGGGAGGTATGATAATTTGGTTTCTTCGTTTTCAAGCTCTATTCAAAAGATTTCAGGAGTTGGAGGATCTTTTGGTGTTGACAGAATAAAGGATATAATTGATCTTGAAAAGTTTAGTTATGTTAAAATATTTGTCACCAAGGCTAGATCTAAAGTTTTAATTGTAAACTTAGATAGTGCTTTACAAGATTATTATTATGAACTTGCTACTAGGTTTAGGAATCATGATTATTCTAAGGTTAAAAATATTTCTTGTGAAGTCTATTTTAAAAATAAAAATGGCAAAAATATTAAAGAACAAATAGAATATGCTTTAAGCAAAGAGATAAGATTTTTAGTTTTTGTTGGTCAAGAAGAATACAAAGAAAATAAAATGAAAGTAAGAGATTTGACAAAAAAAGAAGAGTTGTTACTTTCTTTTGAAGAGTCAATAAATGTTATCAAATGTAGTGAAAAGTTGCTATGCACACCTTTTTAATCTTCAATGCTAATTGTTTTGAAAAATTTTGACATATATTAAGATTAATTTGCATTTTTATCTATTTTTCTAATTGTGATTGCATTTAAGGTGAGTTTGTTCTTTTTATATTCTATTTGTCCAAGTATTTCAACACTGTCTTTAAAATCAATGTCAATATCAAAAGTTGTTTTTGTTGGGATAATTCCTGAGAGTACATTTTTATTGTATCCTACATAAAAGTCAAACTGAATTATGTTGTCTTTTTTTTCGATATTATTTACTAATCCTTCCCATTTTACATATACATTTGAATAGATTGATGGATCTTTTTTAATATCTTTTAAGTCTAGATATTCATTAAAGCTAATAAAGTCTGGCCTTGAG
This portion of the Borreliella afzelii genome encodes:
- the hisS gene encoding histidine--tRNA ligase, which translates into the protein MDIKTLKGFKDYLPKDSLIRIHIVRQIFSVLNSYNFDLIDTPVLEYSELLLKKSGDEAEKQIYRFKDNGGRDVSMRFDLTVPFARFIATNASNLKFPFRRSQFGKVFRGENSQKGRYREFMQFDFDIVGEDSFRGDAEILSVVYYGLEEIFLNFIEGINKKFIIHYSHLGILNSFFEKLGIKEKSLFILRNIDKIDKIGVDKVKEALLLKIEKEVVDSILNLVNLQGTFKEKIQALKSILGDNESVKRVEDVFQHLSLLKIQDSFNLNLKISRGLDYYTGIVFESEVFDSNMGSVCSGGRYDNLVSSFSSSIQKISGVGGSFGVDRIKDIIDLEKFSYVKIFVTKARSKVLIVNLDSALQDYYYELATRFRNHDYSKVKNISCEVYFKNKNGKNIKEQIEYALSKEIRFLVFVGQEEYKENKMKVRDLTKKEELLLSFEESINVIKCSEKLLCTPF